The Paenibacillus macerans genome includes a window with the following:
- a CDS encoding carbohydrate ABC transporter permease: MIKSRWEQAAVTLVLAAGGLAMALPFIWMLLSSFKTESEALAVPPTLFPKTFSFQSYIGLFERLDFGVYLTNTLIVVLFSMLGLLLDTMAGYAFAKFRFRGNRALFVLVLATMMIPGQVKMIPMYIIVSEMNLTNTMAGIVIPGLASAFNIFLVRQFMSTIPDELLEAARLDGAGEFRIFATMILALSKSVLAVQAIFTFIGAWNSFLWPLIVANDDALFTLSVGMSLLKGQYSTDFALQMAGSAFMVIPVLIVYTVFQRYIIQGFNLSGLK; the protein is encoded by the coding sequence ATGATAAAGAGCCGATGGGAGCAAGCGGCCGTGACTTTGGTTCTGGCGGCAGGCGGTCTGGCGATGGCCCTCCCGTTCATTTGGATGCTTTTGAGCTCGTTCAAAACGGAAAGCGAAGCCCTGGCCGTGCCGCCGACGCTCTTCCCGAAGACGTTTAGCTTCCAAAGCTATATCGGTCTGTTTGAGCGGCTGGATTTCGGCGTTTATTTAACCAACACCCTCATCGTCGTATTGTTCTCGATGCTCGGCTTGCTGCTGGATACGATGGCCGGCTACGCTTTCGCCAAATTCCGCTTCCGCGGCAACCGGGCGCTGTTTGTGCTGGTGCTGGCCACGATGATGATTCCCGGGCAGGTTAAAATGATTCCAATGTACATTATCGTCAGCGAAATGAACTTGACCAATACGATGGCCGGCATCGTCATTCCCGGGCTGGCGTCGGCCTTCAACATTTTTCTGGTGCGGCAGTTCATGTCTACCATCCCCGACGAGCTGCTGGAAGCGGCGAGATTGGACGGCGCGGGCGAGTTCCGGATTTTTGCCACCATGATTTTGGCCTTGTCCAAATCCGTGCTGGCGGTGCAGGCCATTTTCACCTTTATCGGGGCATGGAACAGCTTTCTGTGGCCGCTCATCGTCGCAAATGACGATGCGCTCTTTACCTTGTCGGTGGGAATGTCACTGTTAAAGGGCCAATACTCCACCGACTTCGCGCTGCAGATGGCCGGATCCGCTTTTATGGTCATTCCGGTGCTGATCGTGTACACCGTGTTCCAGCGGTACATTATTCAAGGGTTCAATCTGTCGGGGCTCAAATGA
- a CDS encoding carbohydrate ABC transporter permease — protein sequence MYGFRNVRKKIIPYVFVGPSAVLLLVFSIIPIAVSLAAGFTDLDLAGLANRANIGFVGLDNFRELFRDETFIVSFGNTLFYVLIGVPAVVALSLAVALLLNYGTSALFSVFRAVYYLPTITNIVAIAVIWSYLYNQQYGLFNYLLSLAGTGPVPWLEQPFMAKISLLVLAVWQGLGVNMIIFLAALKAVPPMYYEAAAIDGAGRWQRLRYITLPSIRYAIFFVVVTKLIGWLQFFEEPFVMTGGGPLDGTISMALFIYQEGFQYSKFGYAAAASTVLFAIIMIVTLAQFKLRKQE from the coding sequence TTGTACGGTTTCCGCAATGTACGCAAAAAAATAATTCCTTATGTGTTCGTCGGCCCGTCCGCCGTCTTGCTGCTCGTTTTCTCCATCATTCCGATCGCGGTTTCCCTGGCCGCCGGATTCACCGATCTGGATCTGGCCGGCCTGGCAAACCGGGCGAATATCGGGTTTGTCGGGCTGGATAATTTCCGCGAACTGTTCCGGGACGAGACGTTTATCGTATCCTTCGGAAACACGCTTTTTTACGTGCTCATCGGAGTTCCCGCCGTGGTGGCGCTGTCGCTGGCCGTCGCCTTGCTGCTGAACTACGGAACAAGTGCGCTCTTCTCCGTATTCCGCGCCGTTTATTATTTGCCGACGATCACCAACATCGTCGCCATCGCCGTCATCTGGAGCTACTTGTACAATCAGCAATACGGGCTGTTCAACTACTTGTTGTCGCTGGCCGGTACAGGTCCGGTGCCCTGGCTGGAGCAGCCCTTTATGGCGAAGATCTCCCTGCTGGTTCTGGCGGTCTGGCAGGGCCTAGGCGTGAACATGATCATCTTCCTGGCCGCCCTTAAAGCGGTGCCGCCCATGTATTACGAGGCCGCCGCCATCGACGGCGCGGGCCGCTGGCAGCGTCTGCGCTACATTACACTGCCCTCGATCCGTTACGCGATTTTCTTCGTTGTGGTCACCAAGCTGATCGGCTGGCTGCAATTTTTTGAGGAGCCCTTTGTCATGACGGGCGGAGGTCCTTTGGACGGAACGATCTCGATGGCTCTGTTCATTTACCAGGAAGGATTCCAGTACAGCAAATTCGGGTATGCCGCCGCAGCCTCAACCGTGCTGTTCGCGATCATCATGATCGTTACGCTGGCGCAGTTTAAATTAAGAAAACAAGAGTAA